The sequence below is a genomic window from Rhinolophus sinicus isolate RSC01 chromosome X, ASM3656204v1, whole genome shotgun sequence.
CTTCACCAGAATGTTGCGTCCTTTTTATGACAATTCTGAGCTGATGACTCAGTGAGAATCAGCCATAACTTTTAAGGCTAATGAACTTAATCCtccattctttttctcattcctttctcccctcctttcccaacttctcacttctgggtatctctttcactccttttatttttataatccccTCTAAATTGGCTCACCCCCTTCCCAATCAATATTTCATGTCATGTTCTTCACTTACTCTAAGGTGTGAATGGTTGATAAGCATTTATAGTGCTACTCCCAGGTGATATTTGCACACAAAGAAGAACACAGTCCcttaactgaaaatattaagaTCCTTTGAGTTCAGTGTTTGTCAAATTGCAGAATGCAATTTAAAGGAACCAATTTAGTGGCTTTTGACTATCATTCTTTTGATATCATTGTGCCTTATTACAGCATGTTATTTAGTGTACTAATGTAGAGGGAAAAATGTAAGCAATTTCAAAGTCTTGGGGGGAAATATATTTGCCTTAACCTTCAAGTGGAAGGTACTCTTACTTAACAATCCATTTATACCATTATATGTCCCAGGTTTTAAATAGCCAGCTTTGCTGAATTTCATACTGAAAAATAAGTAGACAAATGATGACATCAAAGGAGTTTAGTAGAGGAGATTATATTGACAAAGAGTTGAAACTGAAACTGAACATTCTCAGATTCTTTTctccaaaggaaagagaaacttaaataataaaggtctatttttttttctatgcagccTAATACCATGTTACTTAATTAGGAAATCATGATTTGGAAAATGATATCTTTCTGGATCACATTTGACTAGGGTTCCAAAAGCACcatgcataaaaggaaaaactgataaattgaaccacatcaaaagtaaaaacttttgctctgaaaAAGTCTCTATAAGAGGATAAACCACACATtgtgtgaaaatatttgcaaatcaaagaactctcaaaactgaaCAGTAAAAACCAATAATCAAActagaaatgggcaaaagacgtTTCACACAAGAGGATATACAGATTgcaagtaagcacatgaaaagatgttcaaaatcattAGCAATTAGTGAAATGGAAATTAAGACATTAgtacacatttataaaaatgacttaaataaaaaacagtgacaataccaaatgttggtgaggatgcagagaaactggaatgctcatacattgctggtgggaatgtaaaatggcacagccactctggaaaaaagtttagcagtttcttaagAAATACAACTACCGTATGtgccagcaattgcactcctgggcatttataccagaaaaatgaaaacttatattcacacagaaacctgtacatgaatgttcatagcagtttcaTTTGTAATACCCAAACCTGGAACTAATCCAGATGTCCTTCAACATGTGAATGACTAAACAAGCTCTGGTACATCCCCAAAGAGTACATactatcatttcatttatatcagattcttaaaatgaaaaaaatattaaaaatggagaacagatgtggctataaaagggcaacatTTGGAATTGTTGtagtgatggaatgttctgtatattgATTATATTAACATCAATATTCTAGTTGTGTCattgtactatagttttgcaaaatgttaccattgaGGGAAACCAGGGAAAGGGTACATAGGATCTCTCTACTATTTCtaacaactgcatgtgaatctacaattatcaataaaattttaaattaaaaaggaaatgcacatacacacacgcacacacacacctttggGGTTACTTCTGTCTGTGTATATTTAGGGACTGTAATCACGTCAATGGTTGCACAGGATTCTATCATAAATAAAATCTCAGTTGTTTTCTAAAAGCTAATTAGGTCaaataataaactaataataaGTTACTTAGcaagctgaaaaacaaaaaggtatagAAATTTAACAGTTGAATTGTACTTCCTAACTATAGCACTTCTGTTGTTCAATCTATTTTCTCCACTTATTAGACCAAATAGGCCATGATGGCTGAAATAGAAAtgacattgttgcaacaaatgaTACAAAATTTGAGAGGAAGAGTTCCTGATGTCTTAACATTATGATACTCTCTAAAGgattgtgtgtgtatgcatgagGAGGATTCAGGAAACAAAGGATAGAGGTTAAGATAGGTATGAGAACAGACTACTGAGAtaacaataaactttttaaaatattggtatcAAATCTGCCCACAGAGTATACAAGAAATAGAACAGACATTGGTTCAATTTTAACCTGATAATTCATGAAAAGGACAATTTTTGATGAGAAAAAGTTCAGTCATTTCCTTgtaaacactgaaagaaaattaagagaaaatttaaGGGTACTAGGCTAAGAAAATGCAGTGATAATTCTTATATTCCCTCTCAATTAAACAGGCAAATCACCCATCCTAATGACAAGTGTTTAGCCTTTGAACACTTATCAGATTACATATCCATTGCAGTGTCTTTTGTGACACTAGTCTGATGAAGCTTGATGGGTGTTGGAGACATGGTCAAGACTAACCATATGTTGTAGCACCAATTGCATTTTGATATTATAAGAAAACCTTTCCTATAAAAGCTAGTGCATCTCGAAGTGAATATAAATTAGTTCCCCTTTAAGCCCTTAACACACAAAAagctatataatatatacattaacCAAGTTATATAAAAGTAATGTGGTTTTGTAGCAAAGTACCAGACACAAAAATATCAAGCAGGCATTTtccatttaatctatttattttcGAAGTTTACTATGTAATTATTGCAGTACAATTTAACTGATAGTATTTCAGTGCTAGTAGTAGTGTATTATCGTAACAGGGTGTGTACCCGAGAAATAGCTGCAGCGTGGACAAATGTTTTCTACACATAGCGTGGCTGGTTTTGCAGTTCATCACTTGCAGGATCTTCATCTGGTTCTTCTGCAGGAGTTTTCTCTTCATTGAAGATTAGAAGTGGACATTGTTCGTTTTCATCCTCCATTTCCTCAAATTGGAAGTCTCTTGCAATTAACTGTCTAGCTAATTTGATAGTCAGTCCTTCGTTGTAGTGCAGCTTCCTTCTCAATTCGAACTGCcgctgtttttcttgtttgtcgAGGAAAATTTTGCTAGTGTGCGCCCCGTGGCTCTCTGGTTCTCGCATCTTCTGGTTCAGCTCGGAGGTATCAATGGCCGCGAATTTCTTAGCTAAAATGTCTACAGTTATGTTTTGAGTACGGTCTTTTGTTTCAAAACCATATGCTGTATCTTCTCGACCATCTTGTATACTGAGTTGAGGAGTGCTGGGCTCATTTATCTTCATTAAATCATAGTCTCTGTATGAAGGGCGGTATGTTGCCAGGATGTTTGATTCGTCCCACCTCTGcgacttttttctttctacttgggTAGCCCCTCCGGACTGCTGTGTGGGGGCCTCCACAGAGGAAGCCGTCGTCGAGCTTTTGTTCTTGAGGATCCCCCTGATGGGTCGGTGTGAGGTGGTGAAGGCTGCCATGCTAGGGGAGTGAAGGGCACACCCAAGCAAGGGTTGGGCAACCACAGCCACCCTCCGTGCTCCAAGCTGCGCTGCAGCACGGTTTGTCTTGACCACTTCTCCAACACCCAATAAACCTCACCAAACTGGCGTCACAAAGGACGCCACAATGGTCGCTGCCATCGTCATTGGCAACGTCACCGCCTCGCGGCCTACGCTGACATCTGCcttgccctttttttttcttaatggagtAAGATAGGAAATATCCCTGAATTGCACATGACACAGGAAAGCACTGTTTTGTAAATTTCTATATACCCTGTCTGTCTATGGGGAGgttacttaaaatgtatttcttactgtgggtcaCTGTCAAAAATTTGAAAGCCAGTACTTTGGTTGGAAAGATTAGAAGTGTTAGCACTGGAAGTCAATTAACTTTTGCTCCTCCTTCCTGTTGCCTTCCACACCTCCCTCTTTCCATCTGTACACACACAACCCATTGTACCCCTCTCCTTCCTGTCCAAGTCTTGGGCCCAACATCCAGCCACTTACACTGGCTGAGAACCTGGGCATCAATCTCTGTGTTTTCATATTGCTCACCATCCATTCCAGCTCAGATACTGgcataaatatttcaagaaattcTCCAATTCTGTATCTTCTGCCACCATCTTGTTTCAAGTCACCATATCTTGTGGGGATCACAACCACAGTCTTTAAATTGGGCCTCCCATAACTAACCCCTCCTTCTGCCTTCTAAACCTCTTATCCACCCTCTAGCCAGAGTGGCCTTTTAAAAACACTCATAAAATCTTGTCATATCACTCTTTTAAACCCTTTAACAGTGGCCCATTTTCTTTAACATACAGATCAAAATCCAAAAGAGGCCAAAAATTAGCTCCATGATCTGCTGGAAGCCTTCTCCCCACAAATTCTCCCCAACCTACCTCCAACTTTCTGTTCTGGACTTTGAGTTCCAAGAGCATTCACCTTCTTTCCTGTTCCAGAGTCTTTTTCTAGGTCCTCCCAACAGCCCGGAATGTACCTTCAAACTTCAGCTTAATCACTACTGCCTCAGAGGAATCTGTTTCCTGACAACTAAAGCAAATAGGCCTTCCTGTGCTTTCATTGACTCTCTCATTTTCCTTGGCAGCACTCAGAgttgtttagtttttattatctGTGTACATTACATAGTAAACTCCAAAAGATACAGGATGGTGCCTGTTTTGCTCACCATTATCTCCAGCTTTGTGTCTTCACAACATGATGCTGTACCTGGCACACAATagatattacaaaaaatatttattaaatgaacaatAAATGGTAGAGGATGGGAAATTGGAAGAATGAGATAAGTGAGTGTAGGAAAGGGGGCTCCAGAGCCTTTACAGTCAGTTACAATTTGTCCAATGAGTCACATGGGAAAAACACCCCATATGTGGAATTCAGGGGCTGTTAACAAAGAGTGACTTTGGAATATTTTGTCCTTCACAGGCCTCATATTTCACAGGCAGTGACAGTCTCctaaaaagcaaaaaggaaattaaaatccaGTTTCACATTTTCCCCTCCAGGTAGTATTCACAAGATGTTTTTCCTTCTAATAACATtttgcttcctcttctctctctcaaggtttttctacattttagaacacaaaagcaaaagcatGAAAGAACCATAAAACTTTTACAAGGGTCTTAAGCACCTTAAGTTCAAGTTATCCAGTATTCTCCAAAGTCTTACTAACTTCAGGAACTGTGCAATCACTTTAAAACTGTGTTAttcatctcagaaaaagaatttccTAATACCATACTCTTTGAAAAAAGCTGTATTGTGTGGTGAGGGCTTTCAAGGATTCAAAAGCTGATATTCAAGGCTATAGGAAAAACCTCTGGTAtgtgaggggaaaaagaaaaaaaccttcatTATTCATAAATACTCCAGACTACCCTTTTATAAAGCCTAACTGAAAGGCAGCACAGATCAGCACAAACACAATATGTCCTCCTGACTAGTGGGCACAGTAAGCCTGTGCATGTTTAGCTGTAAACAGGATGTTAAGAGGGACTGATTCCAGGGCACTGGGATTTTGCTTTTGTGTGTACACAGCACACACCCCCATATACTGTGATCTGAATATACAAGCTGCTCCATATATAATGAGGCAGCGATCCAGTAGTTCTTGAATATTCTGAAATTCCACATTCAGTAGTACAATGGCAATTCATATGCTAGAGCAGGAGCTCTGTGATTATGATCTATTACATGGGCTATAAATAAAGTCGTTTAAAGAATGAAATCACCAGGCAATACAGATTTCAGTTGCacattatttaaaagtaattcttTTTCACCTGTCATTTGCTAATCATCTGCTTGATGAAAGTTGCCCTAAGAAAAACCCAAATTTTGAGAGCTTGTCATCATATTAAAAATTGTCAATTTAGTCAACACTATTACAAGCCTAAAAGTTAGAAAAGATCAGTAGTCTTTCCAACATTCCTCTTTACATAGTGCACTTGTTATTGCCCTAGGACAGGGGATGAGCAGATATTTCTGATGTTCcatcacacaaacacacacacacacacacacacacacacacacacacacagagtccccTAGGGCTGACTAAAACTTTCCCAGTCAATGAcacattatttgaaattaaatacaGGCCTAGAAActctttatttcaacaaatatttagtggcCATCCATGATATTTCCAGTAGGAGAACCTTCATTTTGAATGCACAAAAAGAAGCTGTAGTTCAGTTGTCTTCAATTGGTTAATATTTGGCAAGCACATCTAAATATGCATGCTGTTCTAGCATcacagtttaaagaaaaacattaaaaatatcactgttatttaaaatgttatttgaattttctgCTGTTTGCACAGGGTCAGAGTATTTTGCAGAGCACTGCTTGTCAATCATAATAGTGGATCATTCAACATCTTTTCTTCCACTGAGAATCACCTCCCTTCTATGGAGATATTCTCCAAATGCCATAAGTACAGGAGTTGGTTCAAAAGGAGAACTGAGCCAGGAACACAGAAATTCTCAAACACAGGTGGGAACACCTAGGAAGCCAAAAGTTACCACATAAAGGGAAGGTATCTCAGATGTCCCACTGGGTGTCATTAGTGAGAGATTAGTAAAATATTGAGAGGACAGTGGGCTATTTCTGGAGCAACTGTGTTGACAGAAGTAGAGATTAATAGTTCACCCATGTGGTATCTGAAGTCATGCATCAATCCATCCAAGAATTGTCCAAAGTACTTGCAGAATTATGTCAGATATtttgtggttaaaaataaaagtgctatTAGGTTTTGAACATGTTTTTCATGAATCGTTCTCTCTCTTACATTTAAAATCCACATTTCTCATATTCTACTAAAAATCCCTATCTTAATTTGGGTTCCCTTAGAAGCCAATCCTAAGACAAGGATTCAAGTGTAAGTAGTTTACTTGGGAGGAGATCTGCAGAAAACAATGGTAGGGCAGTGAGGAAGTGCGACAAAGAAGGGCAGGAGGCAAAGAGCACATTACCAAAGCAGTTCCTACTATGGGCAACTAGAACTTAATACTGTGGGAAACTGAGAGTCAATGAAGAAGAGTTGACTGCATCAcccacctccttctctctttttctcttagtgagtctagccaagggtttgtcaattttgttaatcttttcaaagaaccagctctttgtcacattacttttttctattgtgtctttgttctctatttcattttgttctgctctgatttttgttatttcctttcttctgctgaccttgggtttcacttggtgttctttttctagtttttaaggtgtaacatgtggttatttatttgggatttttcttgtttcttgagataggcctgtaatgacataaatttccctcttaaaactgctttcgctgcatcccaaaaattttggtaggatgtattttcattgtcatttgtttctatgtatcttttgatctctcctctaatttcttctttgacccagttgttctttaaaagtatgttgtttaatctccatgtatttgtgttttttcctgctttctttttgcagttgatatgtaatttcaaagccttgtgatcagagagtatgcttgatatgatttcaatcttcttaaatttgctgaggctgattttatgtcccaatatatggtctatccttgagaatgttccatgtacactagaaaagaatgtatagtctgatgttttaggatgaagtgctctataaatgtcgattatgtccatttcatctaatgtgtcatttagggctgctatttcgttatttattttctgtttggatgatctatccatagctgtcaatgatgtatttaagtcccctagtataattgtgttttggtcaatttctccctttagttctgttagtagttgcttggtatatttggtgctccctgattgggggcataaatattgatgactgttatgtcttcttgttgtatagtccctttaccattatgaaatgtccatctttgtctcttgttatctttttcacctgaagtctgtttcatctgatatcattatggctacacctgattttctctgggtaccatttgcttggagtgtcaatttccaccctttcactttgagtctatgcttgt
It includes:
- the PPP1R2C gene encoding protein phosphatase inhibitor 2 family member C, encoding MAAFTTSHRPIRGILKNKSSTTASSVEAPTQQSGGATQVERKKSQRWDESNILATYRPSYRDYDLMKINEPSTPQLSIQDGREDTAYGFETKDRTQNITVDILAKKFAAIDTSELNQKMREPESHGAHTSKIFLDKQEKQRQFELRRKLHYNEGLTIKLARQLIARDFQFEEMEDENEQCPLLIFNEEKTPAEEPDEDPASDELQNQPRYV